The following proteins come from a genomic window of Triticum aestivum cultivar Chinese Spring chromosome 6A, IWGSC CS RefSeq v2.1, whole genome shotgun sequence:
- the LOC123132277 gene encoding MATH and LRR domain-containing protein PFE0570w — MAGNEGFATKRVLGRCTAEEISSNPAQQKSAIDGFGTPERCATEPTALNREYALLKRKAKEADQDHDEEQEQEKEINEILATAKLPRRADVVSVAAAEPMVVDPFLEQGIAKATFSGPQADAEIEEPVSELQAEAEIQEPVSEPQAEAGEQDVYADEDADLYYQDDADYDGYYDEDEDDYESEYDDDDYESEYEDDHDYDWESEFAKHRPVVRETLLNFPEAANLEPQELDAAVERVLEQSKPEYRDVAAPGKVRLLKNDIRLILADKWEPPNIHILPSTISPADMIKRSEELDKELPPGNDKEADDRFGELQAKVRKDLIEKGYAEVDEDYYDNSGKFWEELREEWNKIDFSRFRFASSEDGILRYSEELGDFI, encoded by the coding sequence ATGGCCGGCAACGAGGGTTTCGCCACCAAGCGCGTGCTGGGGCGGTGCACGGCCGAAGAGATTTCCTCCAATCCCGCGCAGCAGAAGTCAGCCATCGACGGGTTCGGCACGCCGGAGCGATGCGCCACCGAGCCTACGGCGTTAAACCGCGAGTATGCTCTTCTGAAAAGGAAGGCCAAGGAGGCAGATCAGGATCATGATGAAGAGCAGGAGCAGGAAAAGGAGATCAATGAGATTCTGGCCACGGCAAAACTCCCCAGACGCGCTGATGTTGTGTCTGTGGCCGCCGCCGAGCCTATGGTGGTCGACCCCTTCCTGGAGCAGGGCATCGCTAAGGCAACGTTTTCTGGGCCTCAGGCTGACGCAGAGATCGAGGAGCCTGTTTCTGAGCTTCAGGCTGAGGCGGAGATTCAGGAGCCTGTTTCTGAGCCTCAGGCTGAGGCTGGGGAACAGGATGTTTATGCTGATGAGGATGCCGATCTTTATTATCAAGATGATGCTGACTATGATGGTtattatgatgaggatgaggatgactaTGAGTCTGAATATGACGATGATGATTATGAATCTGAATACGAGGATGATCATGATTATGACTGGGAGTCTGAATTTGCGAAGCACCGGCCAGTGGTCAGGGAGACGTTGTTAAACTTTCCCGAGGCCGCCAATCTGGAACCTCAAGAGCTGGATGCCGCGGTGGAGAGGGTCCTCGAGCAGTCCAAGCCCGAGTACAGGGACGTGGCCGCCCCAGGCAAGGTTCGTCTGCTGAAAAACGACATAAGGCTGATCTTGGCCGACAAGTGGGAGCCCCCCAACATCCACATCCTTCCGTCCACAATATCCCCCGCTGATATGATCAAGAGAAGCGAGGAGCTGGACAAGGAGCTGCCGCCGGGGAACGACAAGGAGGCCGATGACAGGTTTGGAGAGTTGCAGGCCAAGGTCCGCAAGGATCTGATCGAGAAGGGGTACGCCGAGGTTGACGAAGACTACTATGACAACAGTGGCAAATTTTGGGAGGAGCTGAGGGAAGAGTGGAACAAGATTGACTTCAGCCGCTTCCGCTTCGCCAGCAGCGAGGACGGGATCCTCCGTTATTCCGAAGAACTTGGGGATTTTATATGA